ATTCCTGAAATTCAGGCAATGCCTTTGTTGACATTTTACACCCTCCCTTACAATTATCCAATATTATACGTATTACGTATTTGCTGATATTATGCCCTAAATACGAAAAACAATATTTTTTCTTTATGAAATAATCAATTAAAATAATCAATTAGAGTTGCATATGTTTCTAACGTGTGCTATAGTGTAAGGAAATTTAGGGAGAAACAAGTAGTTCGTATATTAATTGTTATACCCGAATAAAAAATTAAATAGGTACACAATATTGAGAACAGTATTAGCAACAGATTTGGGCATTTGGCCACTCTTTCAGAATATGCACAAAGTATCTGATTTCATGGTCACTTCGAGAGAAGTAAAACGGTCTTTAGCTAACTACATACTTCTTTATGATCAAATATTTATACCCACAGGTAACTTACAAATATTGCCAGTTCTCCGTATGTTATTAGGTGAGAATATATTTGACGAACTTTTAAAAAACAACATTATCGTTTTAGCACGTTACGACAAGTGGTTTTCATATGTAGGAAATGGAGGAGGATTGATTTTTTTCTCTACTAAATCGGGCGATGTAGAAAACAAACATAATCTATTTCACTCTTTTTTCTCCCCTTTAGATGAATGCATAGAAACAGCACTAATTAGCACCCACCCAAAATCAGATGCAAAAAGAAAAACAATATTAACTAACTTGTTGCTTGATAAAGTAGTTCCAGTTACAAATAATATAAAACCTTCAACATTCAAAAATGAAACCTATCGTGATATCCAAGAAAGCCCTTACCTTAGAAATTTCTTTTCATACAACAGTCGAGGTCGCCCACTATATAGGTTAAGGGGCATAAATAAAAACCAAGTAAGAACTTTCTCTCCTCATAATGATGAGGATGCGAAAAAGAGTCCTGAAATTGCTGCTGTACTTCAAGCAGCATTTGATAACTTTATCTTAGGAATAGGTTCAGACGTATGCGCTGATGAAATCACAGGTGATGAATACTCGCTCGCATTATTAAAGGCAAAAGGTCAGCGTGTTGGCATGCCTATTGAAGGTCAAAAAGCTTTTGCTCAAATCCAAGATATTTCAGGAGTCCCAGATATTGGTTTAGCTTTCGCTGATAAACTAATTACAGCAGAGCAATTACTTGATTTACGTGAATCAAAACACGCTGAGGCATTTCGTACATGGCTTGGTGAGTCTAAGCCACAAGAATCACATGATGAAATTGTTAGAAGATATGTAGAATCTTTAGGTAAGCCTAGTTTAATCGAGTCTATCCCAGCTAAAACACTTCGATTTGCGGCAACAACAGGTATAGGAAGTCTTGAGCCTGTTGCTGGTGGTATAGCAAGTGCCGTTGATAGTTTTTTGTTAAGTAAGTGGTTTCCAGTTAAGTCACCTAGGCTTTTCCTTAAACACGCTAAATCAGTTATTATTAAAAGTGATGAACAAAAATCACCTGGCCGTCCAAAATTAAGTGGAAGAGACAGAAATAGACCATGTTCGTGTGGTAGCGGTCTCAAATATAAAAAGTGTTGCGGAAAATAAGGTATAACAAGTGCATTAACATTGACCGCAAATACGCCGTTTCGCTTTGCTACACTCTGTATTTACGTCAAGTTATGCAGGCGTTCGGCAACTATAAAATGGAAAAATTAAGAATCATTCGTTTGTGTCAATAGGAGGGCTTGCATGAGCAAAAGAATAATAGATTCGCTCGATGTGCTACGACTAATTCGTGATTCTTATCAGAAGGATAATTCGCAAAAGGTAACTGATTTGCGAACCGGAGCAATAAGCATTATTGCTGAAAGAGGCGTTTATGACAAAACAGTCTATGCCCATCTGATCGGTAAAAATGTGCCTTCGAAGTTGCCAGCTGTTGTATTTAATGACTTGCTCAAAAATTGGTTGCAAAATAACTCAACAAAATTAAAAGACTGGTATTTACTTGATGCTGATCGACATGATAAAGTGCTTATTGAAGCTTTTTTTAGTCAACCTCAAGTTTTAGATACTCCCAAAGCCTCAGATATTAATGATCCTCCTGAGACTACTCGAATTGAGACAACAATATATCGAGTTTTACGTGATACAGCTCTTTCACGAGAAGTTAAGATAGCACAAAAATTTAAGTGTCAGCTATGTGCTAAAACTATTCAGTTAAGTGATGGTAGCTTTTATGCTGAGGCTCATCATGTGAAGCCTTTAGGAAGACCATACAATGGACCAGATATAAAAGACAATATTATTTGCGTATGCCCTACTTGTCATGTGCTCTTGGATTACAAAGTAATAAGACTTGATCAATCTCAAATACCCAATGTATCGTCAGCTTATATCGACTACCACAACAATGAAATTTGTGGGCAAAAATAAAAATGCCGAACAAATTGATGGATGGAATGCGAACCAGCAGGCCTCTTTTTGACTTTGAATAGTTTGAGATTTGCAAATCGTTTTTTATGCACTTTGAAGTGCTTCAGGTTCGCATCCCTCATCATGGCGTTATCAAAAATTAAAGATTGATAGAGACAGGCTGATGACCGTTCGACATTTTATTGGTTTACAGATGAGAATGGAACGTTCCAAGTGAACTTTACGGATGGAGATTACTGGGTATTTCTTGCCCTATGTGGGCTTCGCTTCGGGGTCATGGCTTGTTTCTTGCAATTTTACAACAAGACTGATAAAATCACTGCATGGCAAGACCGTTAAGAATAGAATATGAAAGGGCAGTATATCACGTAACCTCAAGAGGCAACACAGGGGAACCTGTGTTTATAGATGACGAAGACCGGGAAGAAGACATACTTGCAACAATAAAAAAAGTGAGGGACCGGTATAACTGGCTGTGTCACGGCTACTGTTGCATATTCCGAGGCAACCCGGCCACTGATTCCAACGCAAAGCGGCCACCCATTCCAAAGTATTCCGGCCACCTATTCCAAGGGAAGGTGGGCGGGGTATAGAGGGAAAAAACTCTAAGCAAAATACCGACCTCAGAAGCAGAAGCCGGCGCTGGTTATTTTCTGAAAAAAAGGTAGCCTGAGCCTTTTTAAATCGAAATGGGGAGGAACTGCTGCCCTACGGAAAACAATATTTTTTTCCTTATAAAATAATCGATTCGTAGAGTTGCATATGTTTCTAAAGTATGCTATATTGAAGGAAATTTGAGGAGGAATAAGTAGTTTGTATATTAATTGATATGTAAAAAAAGAAATGAAAATTATCCGTGCAGAAAAAGAAAACGCAGAAGAAATATTAAAATTACAAAAAAATGCCTATCACAGCGAAGCTGAAATATACAATGATTTCTCCATTCCCCCTTTGACGCAAACTCTTGAAGATATCCAGAATTAAATTAATAACCTCCTAACCTCCCTTTGCCAAAGGGAGGGTTTATCCCCCTCTTTGGCAAAGAGGGGCGAGGGGAGATTTTTAGATTGATGTCAATTCATTTATGAGACTTTTAATATATATGGAAAAAATAAAAAACATATCAATTTAATGGTCTTGAACGAGAGCCAGCGGTGACTGATTGGCTTTTGAGTGCTCTTATACATGGAAACAATATTTTGCTTTCGATTATCATACAGGCTCTCGTCAGACATCATAGCGTTAGGCGATATAAAAACTGAAGAATAGGAAAGATGATAATGTGGTTGCGGATTGGCTTGGGCATGTCAATAGGTATATCGGTGATACTGGGCATATATGTCTTTTCTGAGATAAAGAAGACATATGACAAAAAAGGAACTTATACTAACAAGCTTCTGTCTCTTTGGTTTGCTATGTGGGCCTTCCACCATATTCCATTGATTCTGGCGTCATTCTATGGCGTGTGGCCGATACTGATCGACAAAACATTTGCTATGGCAGGAGGTTTGATTTTATTTGTAATTGGAGCAATCATATTGCCAATGGGAATGATTGAGTTCCGTTCGTTGCGTAGATCCACAGGACAAGATATCTCGAAGCTTATAACCACTGGCATTTATCGGTGGAGCAGGAATCCGCAGTTTGTCGGATGGTTTTTCATGCTTTTTGGAATATCGCTTGCCGGGCGATCTGGGCTTGCATTTGCACTTACAGGCGTATTTGCCATTGTGATTTATCTGTATACTATTCTGTTAGCGGAACCTTACCTTGAGAGTTTGTATGGAGAGGAGTATCGTTTATTCAAATTGAGAACTGCAAGGTGGATTGGGATACCAAGGAATAGATAAAGTTGACATCGCCTAACAACAGCATGCAGTGGACGGCGCAGTACGCCGCCGCTGATGCTGGGTATTATCAAAAATAAAAGATTGATAGAGACAGGCTGATGACGGTCAGACATTTTGTTGGTTTGAAGATAAGAATGAAAAAGAAAAAAACAGAGCAGCAGGAGGTTAAAGGGTGGTCACTTGTTACTTGCGGTATGTAATTGATCCGTACAAAGTTGATGATTTTGAGAAGTATGCCAAAATGTGGATACCGCTCGTAAATAAGTTTGGGGGGACACATCATGGTTACTTCCTTCCATATGAGGGAGCAAATAATATTGCTTTAGCACTATTCAGTTTTCCAAGCCTATCAGATTACGAAAAATACAGAAAAAAAATAAAAAGTAATCCGGATTGTCAGGAAGCCTTTGCCCATGCTAAAAAAACAAGATGTATAATTAGTTTTGAACGAAGCTTCATGCGTCCTGTTTTCAAGTAGTGGAAAATACGGGTTATTTATTAGACTTCGAGATGAGACGTTGTGCTGATAAGTGAGGTGAATATGAGAGACCGTTTAA
This sequence is a window from Nitrospirota bacterium. Protein-coding genes within it:
- a CDS encoding HNH endonuclease, with translation MSKRIIDSLDVLRLIRDSYQKDNSQKVTDLRTGAISIIAERGVYDKTVYAHLIGKNVPSKLPAVVFNDLLKNWLQNNSTKLKDWYLLDADRHDKVLIEAFFSQPQVLDTPKASDINDPPETTRIETTIYRVLRDTALSREVKIAQKFKCQLCAKTIQLSDGSFYAEAHHVKPLGRPYNGPDIKDNIICVCPTCHVLLDYKVIRLDQSQIPNVSSAYIDYHNNEICGQK
- a CDS encoding SEC-C domain-containing protein, which translates into the protein MHKVSDFMVTSREVKRSLANYILLYDQIFIPTGNLQILPVLRMLLGENIFDELLKNNIIVLARYDKWFSYVGNGGGLIFFSTKSGDVENKHNLFHSFFSPLDECIETALISTHPKSDAKRKTILTNLLLDKVVPVTNNIKPSTFKNETYRDIQESPYLRNFFSYNSRGRPLYRLRGINKNQVRTFSPHNDEDAKKSPEIAAVLQAAFDNFILGIGSDVCADEITGDEYSLALLKAKGQRVGMPIEGQKAFAQIQDISGVPDIGLAFADKLITAEQLLDLRESKHAEAFRTWLGESKPQESHDEIVRRYVESLGKPSLIESIPAKTLRFAATTGIGSLEPVAGGIASAVDSFLLSKWFPVKSPRLFLKHAKSVIIKSDEQKSPGRPKLSGRDRNRPCSCGSGLKYKKCCGK
- a CDS encoding isoprenylcysteine carboxylmethyltransferase family protein, producing MSIGISVILGIYVFSEIKKTYDKKGTYTNKLLSLWFAMWAFHHIPLILASFYGVWPILIDKTFAMAGGLILFVIGAIILPMGMIEFRSLRRSTGQDISKLITTGIYRWSRNPQFVGWFFMLFGISLAGRSGLAFALTGVFAIVIYLYTILLAEPYLESLYGEEYRLFKLRTARWIGIPRNR
- a CDS encoding NIPSNAP family protein, which produces MVTCYLRYVIDPYKVDDFEKYAKMWIPLVNKFGGTHHGYFLPYEGANNIALALFSFPSLSDYEKYRKKIKSNPDCQEAFAHAKKTRCIISFERSFMRPVFK